A single region of the Streptococcus macedonicus ACA-DC 198 genome encodes:
- a CDS encoding Alpha-amylase gives MITERLRQYQILETERLILRPVTLADAEAMFAYVLDEENTRWNFPANKTLEETKAAIKNIYLKTPLGLYGIALKGTNAFKGMTRISFDNPGGWDSANLYAYYGNPVQIPLGAWPGQSMTKDAQGNFYIDLPEEYLDLNVKIIFSQPGTSNQFPTSIGFDLVKSGNYNKDGLK, from the coding sequence GTGATAACAGAGAGATTGCGCCAATATCAAATCCTTGAAACAGAGCGCTTAATCTTGCGCCCTGTGACGTTGGCAGATGCGGAGGCGATGTTTGCTTACGTTTTAGACGAGGAAAATACGCGCTGGAATTTTCCAGCCAATAAAACGCTTGAAGAAACAAAGGCTGCTATTAAAAACATTTATCTTAAAACGCCTTTAGGTCTCTATGGCATTGCCCTAAAAGGGACAAATGCTTTCAAAGGAATGACACGTATTTCATTTGATAATCCTGGTGGTTGGGATAGTGCAAATCTCTATGCTTATTATGGTAATCCAGTCCAAATACCACTTGGTGCGTGGCCTGGTCAATCCATGACCAAAGATGCTCAAGGTAATTTCTATATTGATCTCCCAGAGGAATACCTTGATTTAAACGTTAAAATCATCTTTAGCCAACCTGGTACTAGTAACCAATTCCCAACTAGTATCGGCTTTGATTTGGTAAAATCAGGCAATTATAACAAAGATGGTTTGAAATGA
- the phoH gene encoding Phosphate starvation-inducible protein PhoH, predicted ATPase translates to MQEYSVEITLNHPDDVLALFGSNERHLKLIEDNLDVIIHARTERVQILGDDEESVELARVTIQALLVLVSRGMLVNTSDVVTALSMAQNGTIDKFVALYEEEIIKDNSGKPIRVKTLGQKVYVDSVKSHDVVFGIGPAGTGKTFLAVTLAVTALKRGQVKRIILTRPAVEAGESLGFLPGDLKEKVDPYLRPVYDALYQILGKEQTTRLMERDIIEIAPLAYMRGRTLDDAFVILDEAQNTTIMQMKMFLTRLGFNSKMIVNGDTSQIDLPKKVKSGLIDATEKLQHIKQIDFVHFSANDVVRHPVVAEIINAYEKAEPKQRSHSPNTSEEAVAESGFASYETIGQPASDKEANSD, encoded by the coding sequence TTGCAAGAGTATTCTGTTGAGATAACATTAAATCATCCTGATGACGTATTGGCGTTGTTTGGATCAAATGAACGTCATTTGAAGCTGATTGAAGATAATCTTGACGTTATTATCCATGCACGAACTGAGCGTGTGCAAATTTTGGGAGATGATGAGGAGAGTGTCGAGCTTGCGCGTGTGACTATCCAAGCGCTTTTGGTTTTGGTTTCGCGTGGTATGCTGGTTAATACATCAGACGTTGTGACAGCTCTTTCCATGGCACAAAACGGTACAATTGATAAATTTGTTGCACTTTACGAAGAAGAGATTATTAAAGATAATTCTGGAAAGCCTATCCGTGTTAAAACTTTAGGACAAAAAGTTTACGTGGATAGTGTCAAATCACATGATGTGGTTTTTGGAATTGGACCAGCAGGAACTGGGAAAACTTTCTTGGCAGTAACTTTAGCGGTGACTGCTCTCAAACGTGGACAGGTCAAACGTATTATTTTAACGCGTCCAGCTGTTGAAGCTGGTGAAAGTCTTGGCTTTTTACCAGGGGATTTGAAAGAAAAAGTTGACCCTTATCTTCGGCCAGTTTATGATGCCCTTTATCAAATTTTAGGAAAAGAGCAAACAACACGTTTAATGGAACGTGATATTATTGAAATCGCTCCGCTGGCTTATATGCGTGGACGAACACTTGATGATGCTTTTGTTATTCTTGATGAAGCACAAAATACGACAATTATGCAAATGAAGATGTTCTTGACACGCCTTGGTTTCAATTCGAAAATGATTGTTAATGGTGATACTAGCCAGATTGACTTGCCTAAAAAAGTTAAATCTGGGTTGATTGATGCGACTGAAAAATTACAACATATTAAACAGATTGATTTTGTTCATTTTTCAGCTAATGACGTTGTTCGTCATCCAGTTGTTGCTGAAATCATCAATGCTTATGAAAAAGCTGAACCAAAACAGCGCAGCCATTCTCCAAACACGTCAGAAGAAGCTGTGGCTGAATCGGGTTTTGCAAGCTATGAAACCATTGGTCAACCAGCTAGTGATAAAGAAGCAAATAGTGATTAG